In one Streptomyces venezuelae genomic region, the following are encoded:
- a CDS encoding ATP-binding protein, translated as MSTTRPYSPGDRGPESEAAVADAPAERASGTPAARQVRRLSLNGASGIVPLARDYTREALHAWGWLPAESADRRAAAEDVLLVVSELVTNACLHAEGPDELWLSSDGKVLRIEVSDRGTGQPAPRTPHRAGRPGGHGMFIVQRLCLDWGVVRSPGVAGKTVWAEVGAPA; from the coding sequence ATGAGCACCACCCGGCCTTACTCGCCGGGCGACCGCGGCCCGGAGTCCGAGGCCGCAGTCGCGGACGCTCCCGCGGAGCGGGCCTCAGGCACGCCCGCCGCCCGGCAGGTCCGCAGACTGAGCCTGAACGGCGCGAGCGGCATCGTCCCGCTCGCCCGCGACTACACGCGCGAGGCGCTGCACGCCTGGGGCTGGCTCCCCGCGGAGAGTGCCGACCGGCGTGCGGCCGCCGAGGACGTCCTCCTCGTCGTCTCCGAGCTGGTCACCAACGCCTGCCTGCACGCCGAGGGCCCCGACGAGCTCTGGCTGTCCTCCGACGGCAAGGTGCTGCGCATCGAGGTCTCCGACCGGGGCACGGGGCAGCCCGCGCCGCGCACCCCGCACCGCGCCGGGCGGCCCGGCGGGCACGGCATGTTCATCGTCCAGCGGCTCTGCCTGGACTGGGGCGTCGTCCGCAGCCCCGGGGTCGCGGGCAAGACGGTATGGGCGGAGGTGGGGGCGCCCGCGTAG
- a CDS encoding STAS domain-containing protein translates to MDRGTVGSAHRGRLLVEVRKVGASAVVTPAGELDHHTADVLREPLENCLTDGYARLVVDCSRLEFCDSTGLNVLLGARLKAEAAGGGVHLAGMLPVVARVFEITGAEAVFTVHDNLEAALGE, encoded by the coding sequence ATGGACCGCGGGACGGTCGGCAGCGCACACAGGGGCCGGCTTCTGGTCGAAGTCCGGAAGGTGGGCGCGAGTGCCGTCGTGACCCCGGCGGGTGAGTTGGATCACCACACCGCCGACGTGTTGCGCGAACCACTCGAAAATTGCCTGACGGACGGCTACGCACGGCTTGTCGTCGATTGCTCACGCCTCGAATTCTGTGATTCCACGGGACTCAACGTGCTCCTCGGCGCCCGGCTCAAGGCCGAGGCGGCGGGTGGCGGCGTCCATCTGGCCGGGATGCTTCCGGTGGTCGCCAGGGTCTTCGAGATCACCGGCGCGGAGGCGGTCTTCACCGTCCACGACAACCTCGAAGCGGCCCTCGGGGAGTGA